In Vagococcus hydrophili, one DNA window encodes the following:
- the lpdA gene encoding dihydrolipoyl dehydrogenase, with the protein MVVGDFETSLETVVIGAGPGGYVAAIRAAQLGQSVTLIEKTHIGGTCLNVGCIPSKALIEASHHYHDLISSPFKGVSAKEVSLDFSEIQEWKDNQVVKKLTDGIKFLLKKNNVTVLEGTGYFMDENRIRVMHEFGGETYTFENAIIATGSTPIEIPGFKFNDRVLDSTGILALEELPKKLVVIGGGYIGSELAGVFANLGTEVTILEGQSAILPNFDKKLVSYVEKSFKKLNVAIETNALAKSAKTTADNVLVTYEVNGETKEIECDYVLVSVGRRPNTKELGLERVGVELDERGLIKVNDQCQTTLDHVYAIGDIIPGLALAHKASYEGKIAAEAIDGQDVAVDYKAMPAVCFTSPELASTGLTKKEAEEKGYSVKVSEFPFQGNGRALSMNKAEGLVQLVSDKETGEVLGGQIAGVNASDLISEITLAIETSASIEDLSLTVHPHPTVSETIMEAAEVGLGLPIHI; encoded by the coding sequence ATGGTTGTCGGTGATTTCGAGACAAGTTTAGAAACTGTCGTAATCGGAGCAGGTCCTGGAGGGTACGTTGCAGCAATTCGAGCAGCACAACTTGGACAAAGCGTTACATTAATTGAAAAAACTCATATAGGAGGAACTTGTTTAAATGTGGGATGTATCCCATCAAAAGCACTTATTGAAGCAAGTCATCATTATCATGATTTAATTAGTTCTCCTTTTAAAGGTGTGAGTGCAAAAGAAGTTAGTTTAGATTTTTCAGAAATTCAAGAGTGGAAAGATAATCAAGTAGTTAAGAAATTAACGGACGGTATTAAATTTCTACTTAAGAAAAACAATGTAACTGTTTTAGAAGGTACAGGGTATTTCATGGATGAGAATCGAATTCGTGTGATGCATGAATTTGGTGGCGAGACGTATACCTTTGAAAATGCGATTATCGCAACGGGTAGTACACCGATTGAAATCCCAGGATTCAAGTTTAATGACCGTGTCTTAGATTCAACAGGGATTTTAGCTTTAGAAGAACTTCCTAAAAAACTAGTCGTGATTGGTGGGGGCTATATCGGTAGTGAGTTAGCGGGAGTTTTTGCTAATTTAGGCACAGAAGTTACTATTTTAGAAGGTCAATCAGCTATTTTACCAAACTTTGATAAAAAACTAGTTTCATATGTGGAAAAATCATTTAAAAAATTAAATGTAGCCATTGAAACAAATGCTTTAGCAAAATCAGCAAAAACAACAGCTGATAATGTGTTAGTGACTTATGAAGTGAATGGAGAAACCAAAGAAATCGAATGTGATTATGTTTTAGTTTCTGTTGGTCGTCGTCCGAATACGAAAGAACTTGGTTTAGAGCGTGTGGGTGTTGAACTTGATGAGCGTGGCTTAATCAAAGTTAATGATCAATGCCAAACAACTTTAGATCACGTATATGCCATTGGAGATATTATTCCAGGCTTAGCCTTAGCCCATAAAGCAAGTTATGAAGGGAAAATTGCGGCAGAAGCAATTGACGGACAAGATGTGGCTGTTGACTATAAAGCAATGCCAGCTGTATGTTTTACGTCACCTGAGTTAGCTTCAACTGGTTTAACGAAAAAAGAAGCAGAAGAAAAAGGGTACTCAGTTAAAGTATCAGAGTTTCCATTCCAAGGAAATGGTCGTGCTCTTTCAATGAACAAAGCAGAAGGTTTGGTTCAACTAGTTAGTGATAAAGAAACTGGAGAAGTGTTAGGCGGACAAATTGCTGGAGTCAATGCAAGTGATTTAATTTCAGAAATTACTTTAGCAATTGAAACAAGTGCCTCAATTGAAGATCTATCATTAACTGTTCACCCTCATCCAACCGTTAGTGAAACAATCATGGAAGCTGCTGAAGTCGGATTAGGTTTACCAATTCATATTTAA
- a CDS encoding alpha-ketoacid dehydrogenase subunit beta, whose amino-acid sequence MAVKNMVQAINEALTAEMKRDEKVLVFGEDVGTNGGVFRVTDGMSNELGADRVFDTPLAESGIMGMAMGMALGGYRPVPEIQFSGFTMEAIDGLLGQLARHRYRMGGREGVPVTVRSTFGGGVGTPELHSDNLEGLFSQSPGLRVVIPSGPYDAKGLLTAAIRNNDPVYFLEHLKLYRSIKEEVPEESYVIELDKANIVQEGSDITIVTYGAMVHESKKAIEKLAKDGISVELIDLRTVAPFDIDTILASVKKTGRVVVVQEAQRLTGIGNQIMAEIAEGAMYELEASIGRVAAPDSHFPFGQAESIWLPNAKTIEEQVRKTMAE is encoded by the coding sequence ATGGCAGTTAAAAATATGGTACAGGCGATTAATGAAGCCTTAACAGCAGAAATGAAACGTGATGAAAAAGTTTTAGTTTTTGGTGAAGATGTAGGAACTAATGGTGGGGTTTTCCGTGTTACAGATGGTATGAGTAACGAATTAGGGGCAGATCGTGTTTTTGATACACCTTTAGCTGAATCAGGAATTATGGGGATGGCAATGGGAATGGCTTTAGGTGGTTATCGTCCTGTGCCAGAAATCCAATTCTCAGGATTTACAATGGAAGCAATTGACGGTTTATTAGGTCAATTAGCACGTCACCGTTATCGTATGGGTGGACGTGAAGGCGTTCCTGTAACAGTTCGTTCAACATTTGGTGGGGGCGTTGGAACACCAGAACTTCACTCAGATAACTTAGAAGGATTGTTTAGTCAATCTCCAGGTTTACGTGTGGTTATTCCTAGTGGACCATATGATGCAAAAGGTTTGTTAACAGCAGCAATTAGAAATAATGACCCTGTTTACTTCTTAGAGCATTTAAAATTATACCGTTCAATCAAAGAAGAAGTGCCAGAAGAATCATACGTTATTGAATTAGATAAAGCGAATATCGTTCAAGAAGGCTCAGACATTACGATTGTCACTTACGGTGCAATGGTTCATGAATCTAAAAAAGCGATTGAAAAATTAGCTAAAGATGGTATCTCAGTGGAATTAATCGACTTAAGAACAGTTGCTCCATTTGATATTGATACAATTTTAGCTTCTGTTAAGAAAACAGGACGTGTGGTTGTGGTTCAAGAAGCACAACGCTTAACAGGTATTGGCAATCAAATCATGGCTGAAATTGCTGAAGGTGCGATGTATGAACTTGAAGCATCAATCGGACGCGTGGCAGCGCCAGATAGTCACTTCCCATTTGGTCAAGCTGAATCTATTTGGTTACCAAATGCTAAAACAATCGAAGAACAAGTTAGAAAGACAATGGCTGAATAG
- a CDS encoding 2-oxo acid dehydrogenase subunit E2 encodes MAYIFKLPDVGEGLTEADILQWFVKEGDVVKVDDPLVEIQNDKSSMEIPSPVAGTVVKILVPDGVAQVDEGIIEINTGEEIVVETVKVETAEVAPVEASTERTGNYVFELPDVGEGLTEADILQWFVKAGDVVKLDDPLVEIQNDKSSMEIPSPVAGTVVKILVPDGVAQVDEGIIEINTGEKVVVETAQVSAPQAVTAAPVATSATKTTGIVRALPSVRRYARQQQVDLSQVVATGPNNKILKSDVDAYLAGGTKVTAPEVVKPKVSAVAATPTETKVEKAAPAPVSVQGEDWVEKMTPTRRAIAKAMVTSRTEIPHVTVFDKLRTEKLVEHRNMYKEIAKEEEVKLTFLPYVVKAMVAMLKAYPSLNASVNMEKSEIVHRGNINIGIATNTEHGLFVPVIKNADRKSIFEIAEEISMLSKKAMANELTRADMSGSSATITNIGGMPEAGGVWSTPIINYPESMIMGISRISDEVVVNKDREMEIASIMRLSFAFDHRLVDGVEAQNALAAFKKALGDPNLMLLKN; translated from the coding sequence ATGGCTTACATATTTAAATTACCAGATGTTGGAGAAGGATTAACAGAAGCGGATATTTTACAATGGTTCGTTAAAGAAGGCGACGTTGTAAAAGTCGATGATCCGTTAGTAGAAATTCAAAATGATAAATCATCAATGGAAATTCCGTCACCAGTGGCAGGGACAGTGGTTAAGATTTTAGTTCCAGATGGTGTGGCTCAAGTGGATGAAGGGATTATTGAAATTAATACAGGTGAGGAAATTGTTGTTGAGACAGTTAAAGTTGAAACAGCAGAAGTTGCACCTGTAGAAGCATCAACTGAAAGAACTGGAAACTATGTGTTTGAATTACCAGATGTTGGAGAAGGTCTAACAGAAGCAGATATTTTACAATGGTTTGTTAAAGCTGGGGACGTTGTAAAGTTAGACGATCCTTTAGTTGAGATTCAAAATGATAAATCATCAATGGAAATCCCGTCACCAGTAGCAGGAACCGTCGTTAAAATACTAGTTCCAGACGGTGTGGCTCAAGTGGATGAAGGAATTATTGAAATCAACACAGGTGAAAAAGTTGTAGTTGAGACGGCTCAAGTGTCTGCACCGCAAGCAGTTACTGCAGCACCGGTTGCGACAAGTGCTACAAAAACAACAGGTATTGTGAGAGCTTTACCATCTGTTCGTCGCTATGCAAGACAACAACAAGTTGATTTAAGTCAAGTTGTTGCAACTGGACCAAACAACAAAATCTTGAAATCTGATGTGGATGCTTACCTTGCTGGTGGCACGAAAGTTACGGCACCAGAAGTAGTCAAACCGAAAGTATCAGCAGTAGCTGCGACACCAACTGAAACAAAAGTAGAAAAAGCTGCTCCTGCTCCAGTTAGTGTTCAAGGTGAAGATTGGGTCGAGAAAATGACGCCAACTCGTCGTGCGATTGCTAAAGCAATGGTGACAAGTCGGACTGAAATTCCACATGTGACTGTGTTTGATAAATTAAGAACTGAAAAATTAGTAGAACACCGTAACATGTACAAAGAAATTGCGAAAGAAGAAGAGGTTAAATTAACTTTCTTACCTTACGTTGTGAAAGCAATGGTAGCGATGTTAAAAGCTTACCCATCATTAAATGCATCAGTGAATATGGAAAAATCTGAAATTGTTCACCGAGGAAATATTAATATCGGGATTGCAACAAACACTGAACATGGTTTATTTGTACCAGTTATTAAAAATGCGGATCGTAAGAGCATCTTTGAAATTGCCGAAGAAATCTCTATGTTATCTAAAAAAGCAATGGCGAACGAATTAACTCGTGCTGACATGAGTGGTAGTTCAGCTACGATTACTAATATTGGTGGCATGCCTGAAGCAGGAGGCGTTTGGTCCACACCGATTATTAACTATCCAGAATCAATGATAATGGGAATCTCTCGTATTTCTGATGAAGTGGTTGTTAATAAAGATCGTGAAATGGAAATTGCCTCAATCATGAGATTATCATTTGCTTTTGACCATCGTTTAGTTGATGGTGTGGAAGCACAAAATGCTTTAGCAGCATTCAAAAAAGCGTTAGGTGATCCAAACTTAATGTTACTAAAAAATTAA
- the pdhA gene encoding pyruvate dehydrogenase (acetyl-transferring) E1 component subunit alpha has protein sequence MSKQDYKLFTDMVKKSEAAVPLVQILDEEGKLVNKGLKSSLNDEELVELMKVLVWGRTVNERLILAGRQGRIGNLPPSEGQEASQLATLFAMNKTDFLFPTYRDVIPLVHHGMPMKNAILWYRGHVAANVLPEGVHGLPAQVIIGSQYVQAAGLGMAYKRDGKNQVAMTYIGDGGSSQGDFYEGINFAGVFNAQTVFIVQNNKYGISVPREMQSKAGTLAQKAAAAGIPGIQVDGMDPLALYEVTKMAREYTMAGNGPVLIETLTYRFGPHTLSDDPTRYRSQEELDEWIQKDYMIRMKKYLTEKGIWTEEMEQEVIDATTTEVNDAIDAADVEPKQKVSELLSNVFEVPTPRIAKEIKMHQAKEEN, from the coding sequence ATGAGTAAACAAGATTATAAATTATTTACAGATATGGTTAAGAAAAGCGAAGCGGCTGTTCCCTTGGTTCAAATTTTAGATGAAGAGGGGAAATTAGTTAATAAAGGGTTAAAAAGTAGTTTAAATGACGAAGAATTAGTGGAGTTAATGAAAGTCTTAGTTTGGGGTAGAACAGTTAACGAGCGTTTAATCTTAGCTGGACGCCAAGGTCGTATTGGTAACTTACCTCCTTCTGAAGGACAAGAAGCGTCTCAACTGGCAACTTTATTTGCAATGAACAAAACAGACTTCCTTTTCCCAACTTATCGTGACGTGATTCCTTTGGTTCATCACGGTATGCCAATGAAAAATGCGATTCTTTGGTATCGTGGTCACGTGGCAGCGAACGTTTTACCAGAAGGCGTTCACGGTTTACCGGCACAAGTAATTATTGGTTCACAATATGTTCAAGCAGCTGGGCTTGGTATGGCCTATAAACGTGATGGTAAAAATCAAGTCGCTATGACTTACATTGGGGACGGAGGTTCTTCACAAGGTGATTTCTATGAAGGGATTAACTTTGCAGGTGTCTTCAACGCTCAAACAGTCTTTATTGTTCAAAATAATAAATACGGTATTTCTGTTCCTCGTGAAATGCAAAGTAAAGCCGGTACTTTGGCTCAAAAAGCAGCAGCTGCAGGAATTCCTGGTATTCAAGTGGATGGAATGGATCCATTAGCACTTTATGAAGTAACAAAAATGGCAAGAGAATACACAATGGCAGGTAATGGTCCTGTGTTAATCGAAACCTTAACGTATCGTTTTGGCCCTCATACCTTATCAGATGACCCAACAAGATACCGTAGTCAAGAAGAATTAGACGAGTGGATTCAAAAAGATTACATGATTCGTATGAAAAAATACTTAACAGAAAAAGGTATTTGGACAGAAGAAATGGAACAAGAAGTAATTGACGCAACAACAACTGAAGTAAATGACGCAATTGACGCAGCAGATGTTGAACCAAAACAAAAAGTTTCTGAATTATTAAGTAATGTGTTTGAAGTTCCAACACCTCGTATTGCTAAAGAAATTAAAATGCACCAAGCTAAGGAGGAAAACTAA
- the buk gene encoding butyrate kinase, giving the protein MKKILVINPGSTSTKVAYYEDKEEKLNKNVFHDNSELAGFEKISDQYDYRLNLIAEFLEQEGISVSDLDAAVGRGGSLPPVDAGAYLVNDSMIDWLVNKTDVHHASNLGAMLARGFKEKAKDDCIAMIYDPITVDQFHDLSRISGLKGVNRRSIGHMLNMRAIAMKTAEEMDKKYEDLNLIVAHLGSGSSISVHEKGRMIDLSIDDEGPFSVERTGSLCLKEFIPFCYQMTQEEVTSWTRKKGGMISYLGTNSGIEVEERIDAGDEEARLILEAMAYQVAKGIGELATVVNGQVDGIVITGGFAYSKRILDWVTERVSFIAPVSAIPGEFEMEALRNGALRVLAKEEIGKEFK; this is encoded by the coding sequence ATGAAAAAGATTTTAGTAATTAATCCAGGTTCAACATCAACAAAAGTTGCTTATTACGAAGATAAAGAAGAAAAACTCAATAAAAACGTGTTTCATGACAATTCTGAATTAGCAGGTTTTGAAAAAATTTCTGATCAATACGATTATCGTTTAAATCTAATTGCTGAATTTTTAGAACAAGAAGGGATTTCTGTTTCTGATTTAGATGCAGCAGTCGGACGTGGTGGTTCACTTCCTCCAGTTGATGCTGGCGCTTACTTAGTAAATGATTCAATGATTGATTGGTTGGTCAATAAAACTGACGTTCATCATGCCTCTAATTTAGGGGCAATGTTGGCTCGTGGATTTAAAGAAAAAGCTAAAGATGATTGTATTGCCATGATTTATGACCCAATTACTGTGGATCAATTCCATGATTTATCACGAATTTCTGGTCTTAAAGGCGTAAACCGTCGTAGCATTGGTCATATGTTAAACATGCGCGCGATTGCGATGAAGACAGCTGAAGAGATGGATAAAAAATACGAAGACCTGAATTTAATTGTGGCTCACTTAGGTAGTGGCTCGTCTATTAGTGTTCATGAAAAAGGTCGAATGATTGATCTTTCTATTGATGACGAGGGACCATTTTCTGTTGAGCGAACTGGGAGTCTTTGTTTGAAAGAATTTATTCCTTTCTGCTATCAAATGACTCAAGAAGAAGTCACAAGTTGGACACGTAAAAAAGGTGGCATGATTTCTTATCTTGGCACAAATAGCGGGATTGAAGTAGAAGAACGCATTGATGCAGGGGATGAGGAAGCTCGTTTAATACTTGAAGCCATGGCTTATCAAGTAGCTAAAGGAATTGGCGAATTGGCAACTGTGGTGAATGGTCAAGTTGATGGGATTGTGATTACAGGTGGTTTTGCTTATTCTAAGCGTATTCTTGACTGGGTAACTGAGAGAGTATCATTTATCGCTCCTGTTTCTGCGATTCCAGGAGAATTTGAAATGGAAGCTTTAAGAAACGGTGCTTTAAGAGTCTTAGCAAAAGAAGAAATAGGGAAAGAATTTAAATAA
- a CDS encoding PTS transporter subunit IIC, with the protein MSIKSVKPKDFTMNILNGVALGVVVSLIPGALLSELSKALDWSFGLTATGIAQSLMPIVVGVAVAINFKFTPIQIGSLGMACVVGSGVARVNPDGGFIFQGSGDVINTGLTAAIAVLIILVLGEKLQAFTILVIPTIVTVVGGGLGVLLLPYVKALTSMLGQFVATLTDLQPVPMTIAIALMFSMMIVSPIATVGIATAISLSGIASGAANLGICAAGFGLCIAGWKSNAVPTSLAHFIGSPKMQMANVVKKPKIMLPILCNAAITGSLAAFLDLQGTPFSAGFGFSGLIGPINALALADGGWSVGNILKVVIAYLIVPIVLGFTFNYLFNKKLGMTQSDDYKLNFN; encoded by the coding sequence ATGTCGATAAAAAGTGTCAAACCAAAAGATTTTACCATGAATATTTTAAACGGGGTGGCTTTAGGGGTAGTTGTTTCTTTAATCCCTGGAGCATTACTAAGTGAATTATCTAAAGCCTTAGATTGGTCATTTGGTTTAACAGCCACAGGAATTGCTCAAAGTTTAATGCCAATTGTTGTGGGCGTGGCAGTGGCAATTAACTTTAAATTTACACCGATTCAAATTGGTTCACTTGGAATGGCCTGTGTGGTTGGTTCTGGTGTAGCTCGTGTTAATCCAGATGGTGGATTTATTTTCCAAGGTTCTGGAGATGTGATTAATACAGGGTTAACTGCGGCAATCGCCGTTTTGATTATCCTAGTATTAGGTGAGAAATTGCAAGCCTTTACAATTTTAGTGATTCCAACGATTGTTACGGTTGTTGGTGGAGGATTAGGTGTTTTACTTCTACCTTATGTTAAAGCATTAACATCAATGTTAGGTCAATTTGTTGCCACATTAACTGATTTACAACCTGTGCCAATGACGATTGCGATTGCTTTAATGTTCTCAATGATGATCGTCTCACCGATTGCCACAGTTGGGATTGCCACAGCGATTTCTCTATCTGGAATTGCTTCAGGTGCGGCTAACTTAGGAATTTGTGCCGCTGGTTTTGGTTTATGTATTGCTGGATGGAAATCAAACGCAGTGCCAACATCACTCGCTCACTTTATTGGTTCACCAAAAATGCAAATGGCAAACGTGGTGAAAAAGCCAAAAATTATGTTACCAATTTTATGTAATGCAGCGATTACAGGTTCTCTTGCGGCTTTCCTTGATTTACAAGGAACACCATTTAGTGCCGGTTTTGGTTTTAGTGGACTAATTGGACCAATTAATGCTCTAGCTTTAGCTGATGGTGGTTGGAGTGTTGGAAATATTCTTAAAGTAGTGATTGCATATTTAATTGTACCGATTGTTTTAGGTTTTACTTTTAATTATTTATTTAACAAGAAACTTGGTATGACACAATCTGATGATTATAAATTAAATTTCAACTAG
- a CDS encoding phosphate acyltransferase, whose protein sequence is MILESFDALKKHLASQDGKLKRVVVANPTDAQTLSAVMALFKEKLFFPILVGEKVKILEVLTSINETETSTLEIVDVSGDTEIAEKSVALIKEGMGDVLMKGHIQTRDLLKAVVNKEKGIRKQGVLSHVSINEIPYYHKLLFLTDGGMMLTPDVDMKQAILMNCLALTEKLGYENTKVAVLDASENVNPKLQASLDAEELKNRGELGMFRDAIIEGPISLDLSLSKEIAKEKEYTSLVAGDADILLVSDIVAGNLLGKSMMTFGQGKMAGLVLGATVPIIITSRGSSAEEKMNSLMIACLM, encoded by the coding sequence ATGATTTTAGAATCATTTGACGCATTAAAAAAACACCTTGCAAGTCAAGATGGCAAGTTAAAACGAGTGGTTGTTGCTAACCCAACAGATGCTCAAACCTTGTCAGCTGTCATGGCGCTTTTTAAAGAAAAATTATTTTTCCCGATTTTAGTTGGGGAAAAAGTAAAAATCTTAGAAGTTCTGACAAGTATCAATGAAACTGAAACATCAACTTTAGAAATTGTTGATGTTTCAGGAGATACTGAAATTGCTGAAAAAAGTGTGGCTTTGATTAAAGAAGGTATGGGTGATGTCTTAATGAAAGGGCACATCCAAACGAGAGATTTACTAAAAGCTGTGGTGAATAAAGAAAAAGGGATTAGAAAACAAGGTGTCTTATCTCATGTATCAATCAATGAAATTCCTTATTACCATAAATTGCTGTTCCTAACAGATGGTGGCATGATGTTAACCCCTGATGTGGATATGAAACAGGCTATTTTAATGAATTGTTTAGCCTTAACTGAAAAATTAGGTTATGAAAATACGAAGGTTGCTGTTTTAGATGCCAGTGAGAATGTGAATCCGAAACTACAAGCTTCACTTGACGCGGAAGAACTAAAAAATCGTGGGGAACTAGGAATGTTCAGAGATGCGATTATTGAAGGTCCAATCTCCCTAGATTTATCTTTAAGCAAAGAGATTGCGAAGGAAAAAGAATACACAAGTCTTGTAGCAGGGGATGCTGATATTTTACTTGTTTCTGACATTGTAGCAGGAAATCTATTAGGTAAGAGCATGATGACCTTTGGACAAGGTAAAATGGCAGGACTTGTACTAGGAGCGACTGTGCCAATTATCATTACGTCTCGCGGCTCAAGTGCTGAAGAAAAAATGAATTCATTAATGATCGCATGTTTAATGTAA